Proteins found in one Nostoc sp. NIES-3756 genomic segment:
- a CDS encoding PAS domain-containing sensor histidine kinase, with protein MITATNQTIFKSDRHFTTLVQKATVGIFRTPLSGNCFYVNERWCEISGLSLKQSLGQGWRVAVHPDDLPLIEAQAQKILPDEKAFKTEFRLHNPQGKITWVLSESVGEIDDHDQIIGYIGTLIDITERHQIEEVLISNAINHHTRADGRVKISVRDLGKYYEFTVADDRTGIPVEYHNKIFVIFLTLEPHDRKENTGMELAIVKKIVETEGGAITLKPVSGTGSTFRFTWIKRSLE; from the coding sequence GTGATAACTGCAACAAATCAAACAATTTTTAAAAGCGATCGCCATTTTACAACGCTAGTTCAAAAGGCTACTGTTGGCATATTTCGTACACCTCTATCAGGTAACTGTTTTTATGTCAACGAGCGCTGGTGTGAAATTTCTGGACTTTCTCTAAAACAGTCTTTGGGTCAAGGTTGGCGAGTCGCTGTTCATCCAGATGATTTACCACTTATTGAGGCACAAGCCCAAAAAATTCTACCTGACGAAAAGGCATTTAAAACAGAATTTCGCTTGCACAATCCTCAAGGTAAAATCACTTGGGTGCTATCAGAATCAGTAGGAGAAATTGATGATCATGATCAAATTATTGGCTATATTGGCACGTTAATAGATATTACTGAACGTCACCAAATAGAGGAAGTATTAATTAGTAATGCAATTAACCATCATACACGCGCTGATGGCCGTGTAAAAATTTCTGTGCGAGATTTAGGAAAATACTACGAGTTTACTGTAGCAGACGATAGGACTGGTATTCCTGTAGAGTATCACAATAAGATTTTTGTGATATTCCTAACTCTTGAACCACACGACCGCAAAGAAAACACTGGTATGGAATTGGCGATCGTCAAAAAGATTGTAGAAACAGAAGGAGGTGCAATTACTTTAAAGCCAGTCTCAGGGACAGGAAGTACATTTCGTTTTACTTGGATAAAGCGATCTCTTGAGTAA
- a CDS encoding response regulator transcription factor — protein sequence MSEISIILIEDHDLTRMGLRAALQANTGIKVIGEAANATQGLKLLETAKPDVAVVDIGLPDMDGIELTRKFRRYQTESGQTHTKILILTMDHTEDAVLAAFAAGADSYYMKETSISRLTEAIQATFGGNSWIDPAIANVVLQKMRQGIPGENQSSDKPKTVKIEALPSEYEQVLETYPLTQRELEILELIVAGCSNGQIAEKLYITVGTVKTHVRNILNKLCADDRTQAAVRALRSGLVA from the coding sequence ATGAGTGAAATAAGCATTATTTTAATTGAAGACCATGATTTGACTAGAATGGGACTAAGAGCTGCTTTGCAGGCAAACACCGGGATCAAGGTAATTGGTGAAGCGGCTAATGCTACTCAAGGGCTGAAACTTTTGGAAACAGCGAAGCCAGATGTAGCTGTGGTAGATATTGGCTTACCCGATATGGATGGGATTGAACTCACTCGCAAGTTTAGACGTTATCAAACAGAGAGTGGGCAAACCCACACCAAAATTCTCATCCTGACAATGGATCATACCGAAGATGCTGTGCTGGCTGCCTTTGCGGCGGGGGCTGACTCTTACTACATGAAGGAAACCAGCATTAGCAGGCTGACAGAAGCAATTCAAGCCACCTTCGGTGGTAACTCCTGGATTGATCCGGCGATCGCCAATGTAGTATTACAGAAGATGCGTCAAGGCATCCCTGGCGAAAATCAATCATCCGATAAGCCAAAAACCGTCAAAATTGAAGCCCTACCTTCAGAATACGAACAAGTTCTGGAAACCTACCCCCTCACCCAACGGGAGTTAGAAATCCTCGAATTGATTGTTGCAGGTTGCAGTAACGGGCAAATTGCCGAAAAACTCTACATTACCGTTGGTACAGTCAAAACCCACGTCCGTAATATTCTCAATAAACTCTGCGCTGATGACCGTACCCAAGCTGCTGTGCGTGCTTTGCGTTCTGGATTAGTAGCCTAG
- a CDS encoding cyclase family protein: MSNLKAIAYSRVIHLSHIIDLDIPQWPGDPTVEFTCVAQLPDDGYYLRRFSMGEHSATHINAPNSFYQSGIGIDQYPAQSLVVPAVVIDIQAAAAVNADYTLTVDDILAWEAQHGEIPNGHVVLLHTGWQNKWSDKNAFLNQNAQGIMHFPGFGSEATQFLLNERQIAGVGIDTHGVDSGQDTNFTTNRLVLAQQGIVLENLTNLDQLPAKGSNLAISILRLRGGSGSPVGVLALVP, translated from the coding sequence GTGTCTAACCTAAAAGCGATCGCATACTCCCGCGTCATTCACCTAAGTCATATAATTGACCTAGATATTCCCCAATGGCCCGGTGATCCGACTGTCGAATTTACCTGCGTCGCCCAACTACCTGATGATGGCTATTACCTGCGTCGCTTCTCAATGGGAGAACATAGCGCCACTCATATCAACGCTCCCAATAGTTTTTATCAATCTGGTATAGGAATTGACCAATACCCGGCTCAGTCGTTAGTTGTCCCGGCTGTAGTCATAGATATCCAAGCAGCCGCAGCCGTCAACGCTGATTATACACTCACCGTTGATGATATCCTCGCTTGGGAAGCCCAACACGGTGAAATTCCCAATGGTCATGTAGTATTACTGCATACGGGTTGGCAGAATAAATGGTCTGATAAAAACGCTTTTCTCAACCAAAATGCTCAAGGAATCATGCACTTTCCCGGTTTTGGTAGTGAGGCAACACAGTTTTTACTAAATGAACGGCAAATTGCAGGTGTAGGCATAGATACCCACGGTGTAGACTCTGGACAAGATACCAACTTCACCACCAACCGCCTTGTATTGGCACAACAAGGCATTGTGTTAGAAAACTTGACAAACTTAGATCAACTACCAGCAAAAGGTAGTAATTTAGCAATTTCCATCCTCCGACTACGCGGTGGCTCAGGTTCGCCAGTGGGAGTTTTAGCATTAGTACCTTAA
- a CDS encoding aldehyde dehydrogenase family protein — translation MKTPLNCQNYINGEWINAAAETVLNSHNPADKSEVVATFPRSQADDIDRAVAAARQAYSSWRKVPAPARAEYIFRVGELLLQHKEELAQLISREMGKPLTEARGDVQEGIDCAFYTAGEGRRLFGQTTPSEMPNKFAMTVRMPIGVCALITPWNFPVAIPCWKAMPALVCGNTVILKPAEDTPGCATKLIEIFAAAGLPPGVVNLVHGVGEEAGKALVEHPGIDLISFTGSSETGAYVGATCGRTHKRVCLEMGGKNAQVVMEDADLELALDGALWGAFGTTGQRCTATSRLILHRDIKEKFTTMLLERTRQLRLGAGTEPNTDIGPIINNRQLHRVREYMNIAREEGAKILIGGEIATDGQLAQGYFFEPTILDNVTPDMRVAREEIFGPVVALIEVNTFEEAIAILNDTKYGLSSSIYTRDINRAFTAMRDIEAGITYINGPTIGAEVHLPFGGVKQTGNGHREAGTTALDVFTEWKSVYVDFSGSLQRAQIDNRS, via the coding sequence ATGAAAACTCCTTTAAACTGCCAAAATTACATCAACGGTGAATGGATAAACGCCGCCGCCGAAACTGTCCTCAACAGCCATAACCCGGCTGACAAGAGCGAAGTTGTTGCTACCTTCCCCCGTTCCCAAGCTGACGATATAGATAGGGCTGTAGCCGCAGCCCGTCAAGCTTATAGTAGTTGGCGCAAAGTTCCAGCCCCAGCTAGAGCCGAGTACATCTTCCGTGTCGGTGAATTATTACTCCAGCATAAGGAAGAACTCGCCCAATTAATCAGCCGGGAAATGGGTAAACCCCTTACTGAAGCCAGGGGTGATGTGCAAGAAGGTATTGACTGTGCTTTTTATACCGCAGGTGAAGGGCGGCGACTGTTTGGGCAAACCACACCCTCGGAAATGCCCAACAAATTCGCCATGACTGTGCGAATGCCCATCGGAGTCTGTGCTTTAATTACTCCCTGGAACTTCCCCGTAGCTATTCCTTGCTGGAAAGCCATGCCAGCTTTAGTTTGCGGTAATACAGTTATCCTCAAACCTGCCGAAGATACCCCCGGCTGTGCAACTAAATTAATTGAGATTTTTGCCGCCGCAGGTTTACCACCGGGAGTAGTTAACCTAGTGCATGGAGTCGGGGAAGAAGCAGGAAAGGCTTTAGTCGAACATCCGGGTATTGATTTAATCTCATTTACAGGTTCTTCAGAAACTGGCGCTTATGTCGGCGCGACTTGTGGACGCACCCACAAGCGCGTCTGTCTGGAGATGGGTGGAAAAAATGCCCAAGTGGTGATGGAAGATGCAGACTTAGAACTTGCCCTAGATGGCGCACTTTGGGGAGCCTTCGGCACAACTGGGCAAAGGTGTACAGCCACCAGTCGCCTAATTTTGCATCGTGACATCAAAGAAAAATTTACAACCATGCTCCTAGAACGTACCCGCCAATTACGCCTGGGTGCTGGTACAGAACCTAACACAGATATCGGCCCGATAATTAATAATCGTCAGTTGCACCGGGTGCGGGAATATATGAATATTGCCCGTGAGGAAGGAGCCAAGATTTTAATTGGTGGGGAAATTGCCACAGATGGACAATTAGCACAAGGTTACTTCTTTGAGCCAACGATTTTAGATAACGTCACACCCGATATGCGAGTTGCCCGTGAGGAGATATTCGGGCCAGTAGTGGCATTGATTGAGGTTAACACCTTTGAAGAAGCGATCGCCATCCTCAACGATACCAAATACGGTCTTTCCTCCTCAATTTACACCCGCGATATCAACCGCGCCTTCACCGCCATGCGCGACATCGAAGCCGGCATCACATACATCAACGGCCCCACCATTGGCGCGGAAGTACATCTACCCTTTGGTGGTGTCAAACAAACAGGTAACGGACACCGCGAAGCCGGAACCACAGCCTTAGATGTCTTTACAGAATGGAAAAGCGTTTATGTAGACTTTTCTGGCAGTTTACAACGCGCCCAAATTGATAATCGCAGTTAG
- a CDS encoding heavy metal translocating P-type ATPase — translation MDNTTLKLRGMSCASCAKNVEDAIRSVSGVQECNVNFGAEQATIKYDSRTTNLQVIQDAVSAAGYSAIPLQKQNLMLGEDDAEKRYRLQESHDLRRKVAVGGIISIVLFIGSLPMMTGLQLPFIPAWLHHPWWQLLLTTPIQFWCGYSFYTNSWKAFKRHTATMDTLIALGTSAAYFYSLFVTIFPDFFISQGLSPDVYYETAAIVITLILLGRLFESRAKGQTSDAIRKLIGLQAKTARLIRQGKEVDVPIAEVQIGDVVLVRPGEKIPVDGEIISGTSTIDEAMVTGESVPTKKQPGDEVIGATINKTGSFTFQATRVGKDTVLAQIVQLVQQAQGSKAPIQRLADQITGWFVPVVIAIAILTFIIWFNIMGNVTLALITTIEVLIIACPCALGLATPTSVMVGTGKGAENGILIKGAESLELAHKIQTIVLDKTGTITEGKPTVTDFLTVNGTANSNEINLIKLAASVERNSEHPLAEAVVRYAQSQEVKLGDSQNFAAIPGSGVQGIVDNHLVQIGTQRWMMELGIDTTILEQEKERLEYLGKTAVWLAVDREIQGLIGIADAIKPTSSQAVKALQKLGLEVVMLTGDNRRTAETIAREAGIERVLAEVRPEQKAEVVRQLQGEMRGMRGMREKLNFFSPHSPDSPISTHSLVAMVGDGINDAPALAQADVGFAIGTGTDVAIAASDITLISGDLQGIVTAIQLSRATMNNIRQNLFFAFIYNVAGIPIAAGVLFPIFGWLLNPIIAGAAMAFSSVSVVTNALRLRKFQAKTIV, via the coding sequence ATGGATAACACCACCTTAAAATTGCGTGGTATGAGTTGTGCTTCCTGCGCCAAAAACGTTGAGGATGCCATTCGTTCTGTTTCTGGTGTGCAGGAATGTAACGTCAACTTTGGCGCAGAACAAGCAACAATTAAGTATGATTCCCGCACCACTAATTTACAAGTAATTCAAGATGCAGTCAGTGCAGCCGGTTATTCTGCAATTCCCCTCCAAAAACAGAATTTGATGCTAGGCGAAGACGATGCTGAGAAAAGGTATCGTCTGCAAGAGTCGCATGATTTGCGGCGAAAGGTAGCGGTAGGTGGCATTATTAGCATTGTGCTATTCATCGGTTCATTACCGATGATGACTGGGTTACAATTGCCCTTTATTCCTGCATGGTTACATCATCCTTGGTGGCAATTATTATTAACTACTCCTATACAATTTTGGTGTGGTTACTCCTTCTATACCAATAGTTGGAAAGCATTCAAACGCCATACCGCCACAATGGATACTTTGATTGCTTTAGGTACAAGTGCAGCATATTTCTATTCCCTATTTGTGACAATATTTCCCGACTTTTTCATCAGTCAGGGTTTGAGTCCAGATGTGTATTATGAAACTGCGGCGATTGTTATTACCTTAATTTTACTTGGGCGATTATTTGAAAGCCGCGCCAAAGGACAAACCTCAGATGCTATCCGTAAGCTTATTGGTTTGCAAGCAAAAACTGCACGGTTAATTCGTCAAGGGAAAGAAGTAGATGTACCCATTGCAGAAGTGCAAATTGGCGATGTTGTGTTGGTACGTCCTGGGGAAAAGATACCTGTCGATGGGGAGATTATTAGCGGCACATCTACCATTGATGAGGCGATGGTGACAGGGGAAAGTGTCCCTACCAAAAAGCAGCCAGGAGATGAGGTAATTGGTGCAACTATTAACAAAACTGGCAGCTTCACATTCCAAGCGACACGGGTAGGTAAGGATACCGTACTGGCGCAGATTGTGCAATTAGTGCAGCAAGCTCAAGGTTCAAAAGCACCTATACAGAGATTAGCAGACCAAATTACAGGGTGGTTTGTGCCTGTAGTGATTGCGATCGCAATTTTGACTTTCATTATCTGGTTCAATATCATGGGTAACGTCACCCTGGCATTAATCACGACGATAGAAGTATTAATTATTGCTTGCCCTTGTGCTTTAGGTTTAGCCACACCAACATCTGTAATGGTAGGAACAGGTAAAGGTGCAGAAAACGGGATTTTGATTAAAGGAGCCGAAAGCCTAGAACTAGCACACAAAATTCAAACCATCGTCCTAGACAAAACAGGCACAATCACCGAAGGTAAGCCTACAGTCACCGATTTTCTCACAGTGAACGGCACAGCCAACAGTAATGAAATCAATCTAATAAAACTAGCCGCATCTGTGGAACGCAATTCAGAACACCCCTTAGCGGAGGCGGTTGTGAGATATGCTCAATCTCAAGAAGTCAAATTAGGAGATAGCCAAAATTTTGCCGCAATTCCCGGTAGTGGCGTACAGGGAATAGTTGACAACCATCTAGTACAAATCGGCACACAACGCTGGATGATGGAATTAGGAATTGACACCACAATACTAGAACAAGAGAAAGAGCGCTTAGAATATCTAGGTAAAACAGCCGTTTGGTTGGCAGTTGACAGAGAAATTCAAGGCTTAATAGGTATTGCCGATGCTATAAAACCAACTTCCTCACAAGCCGTCAAAGCCTTACAAAAACTAGGTTTAGAAGTCGTCATGCTTACAGGCGATAACCGCCGCACCGCCGAAACCATCGCCCGTGAAGCTGGTATCGAGCGCGTCTTAGCAGAAGTCCGCCCAGAGCAGAAGGCGGAGGTGGTTAGGCAGTTGCAAGGGGAGATGAGGGGGATGAGGGGGATGAGGGAGAAGTTAAACTTTTTCTCCCCCCACTCCCCTGACTCCCCCATCTCTACCCACTCCCTAGTAGCTATGGTTGGTGATGGAATTAATGACGCTCCAGCTTTGGCACAGGCTGATGTGGGGTTTGCTATTGGAACTGGTACAGATGTTGCGATCGCTGCTAGTGACATTACCTTAATATCTGGTGATTTGCAAGGTATTGTGACAGCTATTCAACTCAGTCGCGCCACCATGAATAATATTCGTCAAAACCTATTCTTTGCCTTCATTTACAACGTTGCAGGTATTCCCATCGCCGCCGGAGTTCTCTTTCCTATCTTTGGTTGGTTACTTAATCCTATTATCGCCGGCGCGGCAATGGCATTTAGTTCAGTTTCTGTCGTCACTAACGCTCTACGCCTACGTAAATTTCAAGCAAAAACAATTGTTTAG
- a CDS encoding M16 family metallopeptidase has protein sequence MKLRLYMLIGFVLSLLLSVLPIAGNFTYAAAPTSDVAPVSGLSFTQGVQKTVLSNGLTVLTKEVHTAPVVSVQVWYKVGSRNEQKGENGISHQLEHLMFKGTTERPVQFGRLFSALGSQSNAFTSYDETAYFGTVQKDKLKALLTLEADRMENALIGAEELTSEKRVVISELQGYENSPSYRLSRAVMQAAFPNRAYGLPVGGTKADVEQFTLEQVRNYYQTYYSPNNATLVITGDFDTISTLKTVRETFGKLPNRGQGDKKTRETNKAPASISAAKAPIVLKEPGSVSFLQAVYPLPDAKHPDVPAIDVMDAILTGGRSSRVYQALVESGLASSVSGSAVELIELGWYEIDATAAQGQELAKINQVLQASLLEIQQKPVSLEELNRAKTQLQASFVLGNQDITSQASQLAYNQTVAGDYHYIEQYLAAIAKVTPDDIQRVAKTYLNSKKETIGYFEPTQVDGQAGTTGAGESRTVENFSPGKPVDPAELAKYLPPATSTTDTGKQSLPQQFSLTNGLRVLLLPDRSVPTVNLSGQINAGNEFDSIQKAGLANLTAVNLLNGTKTKNALALAQVLEDRGASLDFTATREGISVSGEGLSANLPIVVQTLADVLQNASFPQEQLELSRQRALISLKAQLDDPRTLGRQVFQQAIYPENHPFYTFPTEASLKSITRDDVVRFYRQYYRPDTTTIALVGDFDPDKVKQLLNQSFGKWQAIGQPPTVKVSNVSLPKTLTRVNKVIPGKAEAVTYIGYSAISRKDPRYYAALILNQILGGDTLSSRLGTEIRDRLGLTYGIYSGFAAGVNPGPFLISMQTAPTDANKAIASTIALLKQLREQGVTEAEVNTAKRTITNSYPVDLANPSNVSNIILDNSVYGLSASEIRDFPQRIQAVTMADVQQAIQDLIKPENLVIVTAGPGTIQN, from the coding sequence ATGAAGCTACGTCTATATATGCTGATAGGTTTTGTCCTCAGCCTGTTGTTGAGTGTATTGCCTATTGCTGGCAATTTCACTTATGCTGCTGCACCCACATCTGATGTTGCACCTGTTTCTGGGTTATCCTTTACTCAAGGTGTGCAGAAAACTGTCTTGAGTAATGGTCTGACAGTTCTTACAAAGGAAGTGCATACTGCACCAGTGGTAAGTGTGCAGGTGTGGTATAAAGTTGGTTCTCGCAATGAGCAGAAGGGAGAAAATGGTATCTCCCATCAACTTGAGCATTTAATGTTCAAGGGTACTACTGAGCGTCCAGTACAGTTTGGGCGGTTATTTAGTGCTTTAGGTAGTCAATCTAATGCTTTCACCAGCTACGATGAAACGGCTTACTTCGGTACAGTGCAGAAAGACAAGCTTAAAGCACTGTTGACTTTAGAAGCTGACCGCATGGAGAATGCTTTAATCGGTGCAGAAGAATTAACCAGCGAAAAGCGGGTGGTAATTTCCGAATTGCAGGGGTATGAAAACTCACCTAGTTATCGCTTAAGTCGGGCAGTGATGCAGGCTGCTTTCCCCAACCGCGCCTATGGTTTGCCTGTAGGTGGAACTAAAGCCGATGTCGAACAGTTTACTCTAGAACAAGTACGGAATTATTATCAAACTTATTACAGCCCAAATAACGCCACCTTGGTAATTACGGGAGACTTTGACACAATTTCTACTCTCAAAACGGTGAGGGAAACTTTTGGCAAATTACCCAACAGAGGACAGGGAGATAAGAAAACCAGAGAAACGAATAAAGCTCCTGCTTCGATATCTGCGGCAAAAGCGCCGATTGTGTTGAAGGAACCCGGAAGTGTATCCTTTTTGCAAGCTGTGTATCCTCTACCAGATGCCAAACATCCTGATGTGCCGGCAATTGATGTGATGGATGCTATTTTGACGGGGGGACGTAGTTCTAGAGTGTATCAGGCTTTGGTAGAATCTGGTTTAGCTAGTTCTGTAAGTGGTAGCGCAGTAGAACTAATTGAGCTTGGTTGGTACGAAATTGATGCAACAGCAGCTCAAGGGCAAGAGTTAGCCAAAATTAACCAAGTACTGCAAGCATCTTTATTAGAAATACAACAAAAGCCAGTTTCCCTAGAAGAATTAAATCGGGCCAAGACACAATTGCAAGCCTCCTTTGTCTTGGGAAATCAGGATATTACAAGCCAAGCCAGCCAATTGGCATATAATCAAACTGTAGCGGGTGATTATCACTACATTGAACAGTATTTAGCGGCGATCGCCAAGGTCACACCAGATGATATTCAACGGGTAGCCAAAACCTACCTCAACTCCAAAAAAGAAACCATTGGCTATTTTGAACCAACCCAAGTAGACGGTCAAGCCGGAACTACTGGTGCTGGTGAAAGCCGCACTGTAGAAAATTTTAGCCCTGGTAAGCCTGTAGACCCCGCAGAATTAGCTAAATACTTACCTCCCGCCACATCAACTACAGATACAGGTAAACAATCTTTACCTCAGCAATTTTCCCTAACCAACGGTTTACGCGTACTATTGTTACCCGACCGTAGTGTGCCTACTGTTAACCTCAGTGGACAAATTAATGCTGGGAATGAGTTTGATAGTATTCAAAAAGCTGGACTGGCAAATCTGACTGCTGTTAATTTATTGAATGGAACCAAGACGAAAAATGCTCTAGCGTTAGCACAGGTTTTAGAGGATAGAGGAGCCAGTTTAGATTTTACTGCTACTCGTGAGGGTATCAGTGTTAGCGGTGAAGGCTTATCAGCTAACTTGCCCATAGTAGTGCAGACATTGGCAGATGTGTTACAAAATGCCTCTTTTCCCCAAGAACAGCTAGAATTGAGTCGTCAACGGGCATTAATTAGTCTTAAAGCCCAGTTAGATGACCCCAGAACCTTGGGAAGACAGGTATTTCAACAGGCAATTTACCCAGAAAATCATCCGTTTTACACCTTCCCCACGGAAGCGAGTTTAAAAAGTATTACTCGTGATGATGTTGTGCGTTTCTACCGTCAATATTACCGCCCAGATACAACCACCATCGCCCTAGTTGGAGATTTTGACCCAGATAAGGTTAAACAATTACTCAATCAATCTTTCGGTAAATGGCAAGCAATTGGTCAACCGCCTACAGTGAAGGTATCTAATGTGTCATTGCCCAAAACTTTGACGCGCGTGAACAAAGTGATTCCCGGTAAAGCCGAAGCTGTGACATATATTGGTTACAGTGCCATTTCCCGAAAAGACCCGCGTTACTATGCCGCATTAATACTGAATCAAATTTTAGGCGGTGATACCCTATCCAGCCGCTTAGGTACAGAGATACGCGATCGCCTGGGTTTGACTTATGGTATTTATAGTGGGTTTGCGGCTGGCGTAAATCCTGGCCCCTTCCTAATTTCCATGCAGACAGCGCCCACAGATGCAAATAAAGCGATCGCTAGTACAATAGCTTTACTCAAACAATTACGCGAACAGGGAGTGACTGAAGCCGAAGTCAACACAGCCAAACGCACAATTACTAATAGTTACCCTGTAGATTTGGCTAATCCTAGTAATGTATCTAACATTATCTTGGATAATTCTGTGTATGGGTTATCAGCCTCAGAAATCCGCGATTTTCCCCAACGCATCCAAGCTGTGACTATGGCTGATGTGCAACAAGCAATTCAAGATTTAATCAAGCCAGAAAATCTAGTAATTGTCACAGCCGGGCCGGGAACAATTCAAAATTAA
- a CDS encoding DNA methyltransferase has product MSRSNPEASSTVTLKSKATSTVGRGKVVRLNTKLNFSEWRDEYVALSLGNSLEYYKDWEKPTVIVSDGAYGILGFEGDTSDHIDLPSWYQPHIEEWSKAAMPCTTLWFWNSEIGWAVVHPILEKYGWRYINCNVWNKGKGHIAGNVNTGKIRRFPVVTEVCVQYVREVRINELTLKSWLLKEWKRSRLPLRRANDACGVVDAASRKYFDQGHLWYFPPPEMFERLVNYANEHGSPEGKPYFSLDGNQPLTGKAWSKMRSKFRCPHGFTNVWERQALRGDERVKTKSGKALHLNQKPLDLMTMIIETSSDEYDVVWEPFGGLFSASLAAQTLKRKAYSCEIDTDYFYYGVQRFNQEVH; this is encoded by the coding sequence ATGAGTCGATCTAATCCAGAAGCTAGTTCTACAGTAACCTTGAAAAGTAAAGCTACCAGCACAGTTGGTCGCGGAAAGGTCGTTAGGCTAAACACCAAACTTAACTTTTCTGAATGGAGAGATGAATACGTTGCTTTATCTTTAGGCAATAGCCTTGAATATTATAAAGATTGGGAGAAGCCTACTGTAATCGTTTCAGATGGGGCTTATGGTATTCTTGGTTTTGAAGGAGACACATCCGATCATATTGATTTACCCAGTTGGTATCAGCCTCATATTGAGGAGTGGTCAAAAGCAGCGATGCCATGCACAACACTCTGGTTTTGGAACTCAGAAATTGGCTGGGCTGTGGTACATCCGATTTTAGAAAAGTATGGTTGGCGGTATATTAACTGCAATGTTTGGAATAAGGGCAAAGGTCACATTGCAGGGAATGTTAACACAGGAAAAATTCGCAGATTTCCGGTGGTTACAGAAGTTTGTGTCCAATATGTAAGAGAAGTTAGAATTAACGAACTTACCTTAAAATCCTGGTTACTGAAAGAGTGGAAACGGTCTAGATTACCGTTACGGCGAGCAAACGATGCGTGTGGTGTGGTAGATGCCGCCAGTAGGAAATATTTTGATCAAGGACATTTATGGTACTTTCCACCTCCAGAGATGTTTGAAAGGCTAGTAAATTATGCAAATGAGCATGGTAGCCCTGAAGGAAAACCTTATTTTTCTCTAGATGGCAATCAACCATTGACAGGGAAAGCATGGAGTAAAATGCGATCAAAGTTTAGATGTCCTCATGGTTTTACCAATGTATGGGAACGCCAAGCCCTACGAGGTGATGAAAGAGTTAAAACAAAATCTGGCAAGGCGTTGCATCTTAACCAAAAGCCTCTCGATTTGATGACCATGATTATTGAAACATCAAGTGATGAATATGATGTAGTCTGGGAACCCTTCGGAGGACTGTTTAGTGCGTCTTTAGCAGCCCAAACACTCAAGCGCAAAGCCTACTCATGTGAGATTGATACAGATTATTTTTATTATGGAGTCCAGCGATTTAATCAAGAAGTTCATTAA
- a CDS encoding helix-turn-helix domain-containing protein, producing the protein MKYISSHEYEIFRRCMIAARKEAQLTQESLAKSLQKPQSFVAKYENGERRLDVVEFLMVTRIIGVDPCAILRKVDEQLSEAYCEQKL; encoded by the coding sequence ATGAAATATATCTCCAGCCATGAGTATGAAATATTCCGGCGCTGTATGATTGCTGCTCGTAAGGAAGCACAACTTACTCAGGAATCTCTTGCTAAATCTCTTCAAAAACCGCAATCTTTTGTTGCTAAATATGAGAATGGGGAGCGGCGCTTAGATGTCGTTGAGTTTCTCATGGTTACTCGCATAATTGGCGTAGACCCTTGTGCTATTCTTAGGAAGGTTGACGAGCAATTATCTGAAGCGTATTGTGAACAAAAACTATGA
- a CDS encoding PEP-CTERM sorting domain-containing protein (PEP-CTERM proteins occur, often in large numbers, in the proteomes of bacteria that also encode an exosortase, a predicted intramembrane cysteine proteinase. The presence of a PEP-CTERM domain at a protein's C-terminus predicts cleavage within the sorting domain, followed by covalent anchoring to some some component of the (usually Gram-negative) cell surface. Many PEP-CTERM proteins exhibit an unusual sequence composition that includes large numbers of potential glycosylation sites. Expression of one such protein has been shown restore the ability of a bacterium to form floc, a type of biofilm.), with protein MLESGTFSFDFRVEQVPEPSNTLSLGLLGLLTFGLSQVKKRVGSEECC; from the coding sequence CTGTTAGAATCTGGTACATTTAGTTTTGATTTCCGAGTTGAACAAGTCCCAGAACCTTCAAACACACTAAGTTTAGGACTACTAGGCTTATTAACTTTTGGTTTGTCTCAGGTGAAAAAGAGAGTGGGGAGTGAGGAGTGCTGTTAG